Part of the Oncorhynchus nerka isolate Pitt River linkage group LG14, Oner_Uvic_2.0, whole genome shotgun sequence genome is shown below.
TGTCTCAGTATGTCCAGGCAGACTCTCCCTCCAATAAGTCCCTGGCAGGGCTGGTGGTGCAGCTGCTTCAGTTCCAGGAAGATGCTTTCGGGCGGAGGGTCAACAACCCTGCCCTCACCAAGTTACCTGTGAGTATCTCCTCCACACACATCTTTACACCTGACCAGGTTGGGACAGGAAACGGgaaccacacacacagtgaaattTAAATGATTCCAATACCTTTTTTGGGCAAGGGAAGAATGTGCTATAGAGGGTTGGAGTTCTTCCCGATCACTTCTGCACATTTTGTGTCACAGTAGTTTGCCCTGTCTTTATCTATCTGAGCCAGCTTGTGGGAACGTCCCTCACATTTTCTTCTGTATTGCCTCATCAGACCAAGAGCTTCCTGGACTTCAAGGCAGGGGGTGCTCTGTGTCACATCCTGGGCTCTACCTACAAGTTCAAGAGCGAGCAGGGCTGGTGAGTAGGGTCTTGATTGAATACTTAAAAAATGCATCAttcaggcctcccgggtggcgcaatgGTCTAaaagcactgcatcgcagtgctagctgtgccaccagaaattctgggttcgagtccaggctctgtcacagccggcagCGAAAAGGGGGggtaattaaaaaaataaataataaatgcaTCGTTCCCACCTTGGACCAAGAGCACTTATATGATTTGTAGAATGAATAGTTGAAATGTTCTTTCTCCTATGGAATCACATAGAAGGTAGTGGTTGCttcaagagagggaggggaaataaGATGCCCTGTTGAGTTGACACTGTAAGTAACAAAAACATGTTCTATCCCTCCTATCTGTGCAGGCGTAGGTTTGACCTGCAGAACCCCTCCAGGATGGACAGGAATGTAGAGATGTTCTTGAATGTAGAGAAAACCCTAGTTCAGAATAACTGCCTGACTCGACCAACCGTATTCCTGGTGCATGACATGGAGCAGAAGCAGGCCAATAAGCTGAAGGACATCATCAAGAGACACCAGGTAAGACacgcccacccaaatcacaccaaCCAATGGTAGGATTGTGTCACCACTCGCCAGACATTCAAATGGCATCGTAAGCCATTCCTAACTCTTTCCTTTAGGGCTCCATCAGTGAGGACAAGTCTAAGGCCACCCATCATATCTACCCCTCTCCAACCCAGCAGGAGGATGGTAAGTGATGTGCTCTACTGAGAAaggccttgcgaaagtattcggcccccttgaactttgcgaccttttgccacatttcaggcttcaaacataaatatataaaactgtattttttgtgaagaatcaacaacaagtgggacacaatcatgaagtggaacgacatttattggatatttcaaacttttttaacaaatcaaaaactgaagaattgggcgtgcaaaatgattcagcccccttaagttaatactttgtagcgccaccttttgctgcgattacagctgtaagtcgcttggggtatgtctctatcagttttgcacatcgagaaattttttcccattcctccttgcaaaacagctcgagctcagtgaggttggatggatagcatttgtgaacagcagttttcagttctttccacagattctcgattggattcaggtctggactttgacttggccattctaacacctggatatgtttatttttgaaccattccattgtagattttgctttatgttttggatcattgtcttgttggaagacaaatctccgtcccagtctcaggtcttttgcagactcaattttaaccatcttccctgtccctgctgaagaaaagcaggcccaaaccatgatgctgccaccaccatgtttgatggtggggatggtgtgttcagggtgatgagctgtgttgcttttacgccaaacataacattttgcattgttgccaaaaagttcaattttggtttcatctgaccagagcaccttcttccacatgtttggtgtgtctcccaggtggcttgtggcaaactttaaatgacactttttatggatatctttaagaaatggctttcttcttgccactcttccataaaggccagatttgtgcaatatacgactgattgttgtcctatggacagagtctcccacctcagctgtagatctctgcagttcatccagagtgatcatgggcctcttggctgcatctctgatcagtcttctccttgtatgagttgaaagtttagagggacggccaggtcttggtagatttgcagtggtctgatactccttccatttcaatattatcgcttgcacagtgctccttgggatgtttaaagcttgggaaatctttttgtatccaaatccggctttatacttcttcacaacagtatctcggacctgcctggtgtgttccttgttcttcatgatgctctctgcgcttttaacggacctctgagactatcacagtgcaggtgcatttatacggagacttgatttcacacaggtggattgtatttatcatcattagtcatttagatcaacattggatcattcagagatcctcactgaacttctggagagagtttgctgcactgaaagtaaaggggctgaataattttgcacgcccaatttttcagtttttgatttgttaaaaaagtttgaaatatccaataaatgtcgttccacttcatgattgtgtcccacttgttgttgattcttcacaaaaaaatacagttttatatctttatgtttgaagcctgaaatgtggcaaaaggtcgcaaagttcaagggggccgaatactttcgcaaggcactgtatatatcatCTGCTTTGTTGCTTGATCCCAtgaggctcagttggtagagcatggcgcttgcaacggcAGGGTTGTGGGCtcaattcccacgggggaccagtgcAGAGAACTCGGGATAAgtgcatctgctaaattactcaaattaaaaaatatatgtatacactgctcaaaaaaataaagggaacacttaaacaacacaatgtaactccaagtcaatcacacttctgtgaaatcaaactgtccactttggaagcaacactgattgacaatacatttcacatgctgttgtgcaaatggaatagacaacaggtggaaattatagccAATTaccaagacacccccaataaaggagtggttctgcaggtggtgaccacagaccacttctcagttcctatgcttcctggccgATGTTTTGgccacttttgaatgctggcggtgctttcactctagttgtagcatgagacggagtctacaacccacacaagtggctcaggtagtgcagctcatccaggatggcacatcaatgcgagctgtggcaagaagttgtctgtcagcgtagtgtccagagcatggagacaggccagtacatcaggagacgtggaggaggccataggagagcaacaacccagcagcaggaccgctacctccgcctttgtgcaaggaggggcactgccagagccctgcaaaatgacctccagcaggccacaaatgtgcatgtgtctgctcaaacggtcagaaacagactccatgagggtggtatgagggcccgacgtccacaggtgggggttgtgctaacagcccaacaccgtgcaggacgtttggcatttgccagagaaggCCAAGATtgacaaattcgccactggcgccctgtgctcttcacagatgaaagcaggttcacgctgagcacatgtgacagagtctagagacgccgtggagaacgttttgctgcctgcaacatcctccagcaggaccggtttggcggtgggtcagtcatggtgtggggtggcatttatttggggggccgcacagccctccatgtgctcgccagaggtagcctgactgccattaggtaccgagatgagatcctcagaccccttgtgagaccatatgctggtgcggttggccctgggttcctcctaatgcaagacaatgctagacctcatgtggctggagtatgTCAGCAggtcctgcaagaggaaggcattgatgctatggactggcccgcccgttccccagacctgaatccaattgagcacatctgggacatcatgtctcgctcaatccaccaacgccacgttgcaccacagactgtccaggagttggcggatgctttagtccaggtctgggaggagatccctcaggagaccatccgccatctcatcaggagcatgcccaggtgttgtagggaggtcatacaggcacgtggaggccacacacactactgagcttcattttgacttgttttaaggacattacatcaaagttggatcagcctgtagtgtggttttccactttaattttgagtgtgactccaaatccagacatccatgggttgatacatttgatttccattgatcatttttgtgtgattttgttgtcagcacattcaactatgtaaagaaaaaagtatttaataagaatatttaattaattcagatctaggatgtgttattttagtgttccctttatttttttgagcatatatatattatatactggtaTAGGCGGGGTTGTACTGTAGTCTTTGAATCTAATTCCTTATGGTCACGTTACTGAGGCTTACTCTACTCTCATCACATTTCAAAGAAAgtgatgtgtgtgtatacagtaatATACTGTTATTAATACAGCAGTCGGTATGCATTACTtgaggatgtgtgtgtatatgctgatagCAAGCTGTGTGTTTGTCTTGCAGAGGAGTGGCTGCGTCCGGTCATGCGTAAGGACAAGCAGGTGCTGGTACACTGGGGCATGTACCCAGACAGGTGAGAGACTGGCACCGTTCAGCTTTGCTGGTCCACTCTGTCCTCTTACACGTCCACCCACTGTGACCTGTtactgacctttaacccctcttCTCTGTGTGGTCAGTTATGACACCTGGGTGTCCACCAGCGATGTGGAAGGGGATGTGGAGGACCCACCCTTCTCTGAGAAGCCCTGGAAGGTGAGGATCGAGCATCCTGTCATGTtttaatgttttttatttatatatatgcgCCAAATGAACCCCTGCCTCCAGCCTGAATAGTACTAGCAGACAACACCACCCTTGAGTAGTGGATTAGCTtcgactcctctccccctctcctctcccaggtgcATGCCAAGTGGGTCCTGGACACAGACGCCTTCAACGAGTGGATGAATGAGGAAGACTATGAGGTGGACGAGAACAAGAAGACTGTGAGCTTCCGCCAGAGGATCTTCCcaaaggaggaggaggtaggccAAACTCTTGAGGTGTGTGTTATGGATTCTTAGGAAGTGTGTGTCTCGGTGAGTTGCTGCACCACAGGGCTCTGCACGGTGGATTGTTGTCTTGTTCTTGTCTGTCTCGTGTCACCCATCCTTTcaagctctcctctcctcaccaccacatcctccctcttctcctcctcccccgctCCCCTCTGTGTGAGACTGTTCCatcttctcattctctctctctctcatctggccATCCCTCGTGGTTCTGATCAGTCTTCCCGTACACCCGATCGTAAGGAGCGCAAGGCCAACGCCGCCGGGAAGAAGAGGAGGCGCTCGCCATCTCCCCCGACCACCCCAGCCGAGTCTCGCAAGAAGGGTGGCAAGAAGGGGTGAGTCCCCCAATAACTACAGATCTAGGACAAGCTTAACCTTCTCAAATCATAACCTTAGCCATTGGGGAGAAAAACACTAAACTGACCCTGGATCGGTGTCTTGGGCAAACTTCACTGACCTTTTGACCTCTTCTCCTGTCCCCAGGAATCCTGGGTCTCACTGGAAGCGTCGTGGCCACCgtggcgaggaggaggaggaggaagaggacctgACCAAGGACATGGAGGACCCCTCGCCTGTTCCCAGCATGGAGGAGGTCACTTTGCCCAAGAACGGTCAGTTGATTGTCCAACTCATctctcttgtctccctctcccacatctgctctcctccctctcgatCCTTCACTCTGTCCTCTTTCTCACCCCTACCTCCCCGTGGTCCCCTCCGTCCTCCTTCATTGGCTCAGTCACTCTAAATCACATGTTGTAAATCTCCCATTCTTTCTCATGGTCCTGTTTCTTTCTCTCAGTACATCCATCTTATGCTTGTCACCATGTTGACTTGCAGTTTATTCCTCTCTGTAGTAACTGCAGTTTGTTCCTCTCTGAGTTAGAAAATAACTAATTGTTACACATGTACACTCTGTCCTTGccaagatgggggggggggggggctttcttCAGTGGTGCATTGAATGGAGTGCTATTCGAAAAGAGAGCTTACAAGAGAAGAGAGCCTTTGGCTACTGTCAGTATATTTCACCCGTACCATACGCTCTGGCTATTCTTCAGCCTATTTTTCTTCTTCCCTGTCTTCAGTGAACCCTAAGAAAGATAGCGAGAACACCCCAGTGAAGGGAGGGGCAGTGGCTGActtgggtaagtgtgtgtgtgtgcagaactATTTCAGTGTTTAAGTATATACCTGTCTCAGTACTAAACTGTCAATCACCGAGATGTATTGAGTCAAGCAATGGATAGAGTGATGTCATAACGTCCCCTCTCGGTCTTCCAGATGATCTGGAGGATGACTCTGTGGTCTCCGGAGGCAAGGTAACACCTGTTTTTTCTTAACCTTTAATGATTGCCTCTAAATGCGGTCTCTTTTCTATCTTCATTGTAAACTGTTCCCTATTCATCCACAACCATAGTCGTCATTgatagatctaggatcagatgatCCTAACCCCCACTTCTTAGCATATCCAGAAGAGGGATGGAAAAATATCTGGCCTGGTGTCAGTGTTTAGAAGCAATATCTACCCATTTGTAGATTTGGGCCCGGTTTCCCGAAAGAGATGGAACTTAGGCCTGGTAGTGCTGGTCTCGGATCAGATTTCTCCATTAAAATCTTTCCTTATaattatttcacaatactgaTGATGGATCAGCTCCTATTACCACCTACGGCTGCAAATATTGAGTCCACTTATTATAATGCTTATCCAATGACAATGCACTAAGTCACCAATTTGGCACATCGTTAGGCTACACACCATgaaatatattgaagcaaattaGACGGTAGCCTACGAGTAGCAAAATATAACTCAGTTGGGTTTTTATGTCGCTTGTTTGTGTCCATCGCAGAGATATTGGCAActtttgtatttgtagtcaactttgttctgaagttaTCGGCGGTCACATAGACCCACATGGTTTATCAGTCTATGTTTAGCGGAGGTCTAGAAGTGATGCGGGAGGGCAAATAAAGCCAAAATTCTGCTCTCCTTGCTTGCCTATGTTGACCTGATCTCATCTGTGtgactctgtctccccctgtaggaggaggaggagcagggcaaGGCCGAGGTCAACCGCCTCATCGACTCCAGCGAGGACAACGTGACCGAGCAGACCCACCACATCATCATCCCCAGCTACGCCGCCTGGTTCGACTACAACTGGTGAGGATGGCCCACTTTTcttagtgtgtgggtagtgtcttGGGTGGGGGGTGTTGGGCTGTATTTTATGTTTGTGTCTGCGTTTATCCCCCCCATCCCTTTCAGTATCCACGAGATTGAGAGGCGTGCACTGCCAGAGTTCTTCAACGGCAAGAACAAGTCCAAGTCCCCAGAAATGTGAGTCCGCAAAGAACACTGCCCCACACACAACTCACTCAACCCATTAAAGAACCGCAGACGCACGCTTTCACTAATAATTTTtcgttgtacacacacacacacatttttgtcTAACACATTATGTCCTTATTTGTTCTGACGATTCAGTGGTTTGTTTGTCAAATGTGTTTGTCCCTGTCAGATACCTGGCCTACCGTAACTTCATGATCGACACGTACCGGCTCAACCCCCAGGAGTACCTGACCTCCACCTCCTGCCGCAGGAACCTAACCGGAGACGTGTGTGCCGTCATGAGGTGAAGGGTCATGGGGTCAACATGAAATGGATTCCTTAGGGCAGAAGCTAGGTCATTGTTTGTCAGGGCACACCGTATGCAAAACGCTTTGTAATATGCGTTTCTTTAAAAATATGACTAGTTTAGGTTGTTCCTTATTGCTCCAGTCAGATTctttctgtttggtgcctaatgaataagACCCAGGTTTAGTTGGACTGTTTTGTCTTGAGTAATGATTGTGGAGTATATTCTTTGCATGTATCTAACTACTAGGGTGCATGCGTTCCTGGAGCAGTGGGGCTGGTGAACTACCAGGTGGATGCTGAGAGCCGGCCCCTCCCCATGGGCCCCCCGCCCACCCCCCACTTCAACGTGCTGGCTGACACCCCCTCTGGCCTGACGCCGATGCACCACCGCCCCCCACAGGTTAGAAAACTACATGGAGCTTTGGCCACATTGCTTTCACCTATCCAGTCCTTTCAGGTCATTGGATACTGAGGGAGTAGGGGCTAAGGGAAGGGTCTTTAAACCCAAGCCTGTTAGTGCCGATAGCGAATTATATCCAAATACACATACAGGTGTTGTGTGTCTGTAGCCATTGGTTTTTGATGATTTAATGGGTCACAAATGTTGAGTGATTTGTGTGAGAGTGTTCACTGCATCCTCTGACCACAGTGTAATTCCTTTcaacctcctcccctgtctctcctccgtcCTTCTAGATCCCCTCCGGCCAGCAGATGATCAACTTCCCAGAGAAGGGCAAAGACAAGCCCTCTGACATGCAGAACTTTGGCTTGCGTAACGACCTCTACTCCAAGAAGAACCCCAAGAGTAAAGGAACCAGCGGCGGCCGGGAGTGGACCGAGCAGGAGACTCTGCTCCTATTGGAGGTACGTCAGTCACAACAGACGTCATCTAAAACCTACCAGCCTATCAGAGCCCTTCTCAttcctctatctcctccctacCAGGCTCTGGAGATGTACAAGGACGACTGGAACAAGGTGTCGGAGCACGTGGGCTCGCGCACCCAGGACGAGTGTATCCTGCACTTCCTGCGTCTGCCCATTGAGGACCCCTACCTGGAGAACTCTGAGTCGTCCCTGGGCCCCCTGGCCTACCAGCCCGTACCCTTCAGCCAGTCAGGCAACCCTGTCATGAGCACCGTGGCCTTCCTGGCCTCCGTGGTGGATCCCCGTGTGGCCTCTGCCGCTGCCAAGGCAGCCCTGGGTACGTGTTGTGGGGACTGGGTACGTGTTGCGGGGACTGGGTACGTGTTGCGGGGACTGGGTACGTGTTGCGGGGACTGGGTACGTGTTGCGGGGACTGGGTACGTGTTGCGGGGACTGGGTACGTGGGTCATTTGCAAGGGTGTTTTATCACAATGTGTTTATTAACAAAATAAAATGTGTTTTCATTTGTATGTAATATCACGCTGCATGTAGTGTGTCGTAAtggtatggttgtgtgtgtgtgtaatatcgCTGTGTGTTTGaacatatctgtgtgtgtggagggactCTCACAAGGTGTGAGTCTGTAGCTAAGCacagtgtctccctctctctccagaggagTTTAGCCGTGTGCGTGAGGAGGTGCCAGCAGAGCTGGTGGAGGCCCATGTGAAGAAGGTGCAGGAGGCGGCCCGCAGCACGGGCAAGGTAGACCCCGCCTATGGCCTGGAGAGCAGCGGCATCGCAGGAACTGCCCCCGAGGAGCCCGAGAAGACCGGTAACACACACACTCGGAACAGAACACATGCATTcagatatacatacacacactgtcgCACATTAGCGAAGGTAGATTAAAAAAATACTCTTGAGCGTACTCAAACTATCACGGTTggttgtacctgcaccaaaactcccaTATTATTCCTTCATAGCTCATTCGCcatctttttaaatagggagccaatttgatagtagcacttttatttccatgactggtCAAAGcttgttttctcatggctctcttgtccctctgcagaagACATATGGTGAGCGATATGTTTGGAACATCTCAATAAAGTCACAGTATCAAatagcaatacatatagaattgtgTAAACACACAGGCCTTCATATAAACATACAGAAACATACTCATGCATGCAATACTCACTCACACAAAATACTCACCCAGATACACACCCCCACATCTAGATGGAGTACTGAGTGTTACCAGTGGAGGGCAGCAAATAGCcaagacacacacagaccacagctaACAGGTTAGGGCGAGGCTGCTAGTAGCCAGCTGTCCGCAGGTCACCTAGACCTTATTCctacctcctgtgtgtgtgtgtgtgtgtgtgtgtgtgtgtgtgcgctcgcgTGGGTAAACCCAGATGTGTATTCTCACCAGAACATTTTGAGGTGCCAGCTGAAATCTAGATGGCCAATGGGGGGGCAACATAGAGGTTTCTTCAGAGTGTGTTATATGTCTGTGCCCGGCTGTCGTGGTGTCCAGTGGATTAGAATGGCAGATGGGGCGTGGGGGAAGGGGTTGAAACTGGGTCAACACACTATGCCATGTGCCACGGCCTCAATGCCTGGTACACACACAGCAATCGCTCAATCGGCAATTACACATGAATAAATGCATGTTACACATACATGCATCAACAACCAATAAATGGCCTAAATGCATTCAATACCCTCCACCAAAGCAGTCTACCATCTCTCATACAGGTCAATAATCGCATAGTAAAAAATGTGCCCAAATGCACATGCGTGCATGCTTTTTCAAACACACATTCATGCACTCTCACTCCACATCGACTCGTTCTCTTCCACgtttgcagacacacacactgtcattccTAACCACAATAATGTCTGAGTCATGGCGAGCGTCTACTTATGATGCATAATCTGTTTGATGATTTTCTCTGAGAAATGTCTTGTTCTTTGTCTAGCCCTCTACTCTAagcccctccttctctctctatcactgtagAGCCAGCAGAGACCGAGAAGGTGGACACCGACTCCCAGCAGCCTGACAAGGTGAGAAAGCCCAGGGGCGAGAGAGGTCTTTAGCATAGTTTATTAATTCGACCATAAAAAAATACAGCTCACATAAAACTTGAAAAagccatataaactcagcaacaacaaaaaaacgtccTCTCAGTCAACtgcttttattttcagcaaacttaacgtgtaaatatttgtatgaacagaagattcaacaactgagacataaactgaacaatttccacagacatgtgactaacagaaagggAATAATG
Proteins encoded:
- the LOC115141043 gene encoding LOW QUALITY PROTEIN: SWI/SNF complex subunit SMARCC1-like (The sequence of the model RefSeq protein was modified relative to this genomic sequence to represent the inferred CDS: inserted 1 base in 1 codon), whose protein sequence is MATAATAAGGTGSGGPAAGPIGVGTAVGRKKDGGPSSKYWESAETVSQIDSVRQWIGKHYKKYVQADSPSNKSLAGLVVQLLQFQEDAFGRRVNNPALTKLPTKSFLDFKAGGALCHILGSTYKFKSEQGWRRFDLQNPSRMDRNVEMFLNVEKTLVQNNCLTRPTVFLVHDMEQKQANKLKDIIKRHQGSISEDKSKATHHIYPSPTQQEDEEWLRPVMRKDKQVLVHWGMYPDSYDTWVSTSDVEGDVEDPPFSEKPWKVHAKWVLDTDAFNEWMNEEDYEVDENKKTVSFRQRIFPKEEESSRTPDRKERKANAAGKKRRRSPSPPTTPAESRKKGGKKGNPGSHWKRRGHRGEEEEEEEDLTKDMEDPSPVPSMEEVTLPKNVNPKKDSENTPVKGGAVADLDDLEDDSVVSGGKEEEEQGKAEVNRLIDSSEDNVTEQTHHIIIPSYAAWFDYNCIHEIERRALPEFFNGKNKSKSPEIYLAYRNFMIDTYRLNPQEYLTSTSCRRNLTGDVCAVMRVHAFLEQWGXVNYQVDAESRPLPMGPPPTPHFNVLADTPSGLTPMHHRPPQIPSGQQMINFPEKGKDKPSDMQNFGLRNDLYSKKNPKSKGTSGGREWTEQETLLLLEALEMYKDDWNKVSEHVGSRTQDECILHFLRLPIEDPYLENSESSLGPLAYQPVPFSQSGNPVMSTVAFLASVVDPRVASAAAKAALEEFSRVREEVPAELVEAHVKKVQEAARSTGKVDPAYGLESSGIAGTAPEEPEKTEPAETEKVDTDSQQPDKAESKDEAEKPSESAEKLAEGQKVKSETAEPSEREEGASEGGEGKATADKDKEAAMETSEEDKEKAEQEAMEEEEEERKKLEPDGGEGNIATAAAAALASAATKAKHLAAVEERKIKSLVALLVETQMKKLEIKLRHFEELETIMDREKEALELQRQQLLTERQAFHMEQLKYAEMKARQQMEQQQANTVAQGPAPHHGPPGPGMHHGPPHHGPPPAMHSGPGFHPMGPHHPQQTGPMGGPGQPMPGRMMPGGPPTGSMPPMMGPRHPGAPNGMYPGPSPVQADGMPPASVGPQAAAPARVADS